From Puniceicoccus vermicola, a single genomic window includes:
- a CDS encoding helix-turn-helix transcriptional regulator: MKTEILKNSSRIDSDSFSGGLLELRDGEEYYNNLFSRSEVLPPATEDLSSLEVASMNAPEGVIYPEQRSYFCSLAWCERGGFIVQGRSWSFEVKAGEVAVLDTGIHYHASAGKDGAEGYYLLLDGSRCHELLEQTNLWQGAFRYREIPRDWLNRIAFCLTRPDRQAMASHIGYQVFQQVGQQVAEGFPSHLLWKACLHIQTNWNNESLSVESVLARVDTCRSKLSALFKEHLGVSILQYINDIRLGHAKRMLVDGSESVSRIATSCGIRDASYFSNWFRKQSGQSPTAFRENR; the protein is encoded by the coding sequence ATGAAAACAGAAATTCTCAAGAATTCCTCGCGGATCGACTCCGATTCCTTTTCAGGAGGACTTCTGGAGTTGCGGGATGGGGAAGAGTATTACAACAACCTGTTCTCCCGATCCGAGGTATTGCCTCCGGCGACGGAGGATCTCTCTTCGCTCGAAGTGGCGAGCATGAATGCGCCGGAGGGCGTGATCTATCCAGAGCAGCGGAGCTACTTCTGCTCTCTCGCCTGGTGCGAGCGGGGTGGGTTTATCGTCCAGGGGCGCAGTTGGTCGTTCGAAGTTAAGGCAGGAGAGGTCGCCGTGCTGGACACGGGTATCCACTACCATGCCTCCGCCGGAAAGGACGGAGCAGAGGGATATTACCTTCTGCTGGACGGGTCCCGATGCCACGAGTTGCTCGAACAAACCAACCTTTGGCAGGGAGCCTTCCGCTACCGCGAGATTCCCCGCGATTGGCTCAATCGGATCGCCTTTTGCCTGACCCGCCCGGACCGCCAGGCCATGGCTTCGCACATTGGATATCAAGTCTTTCAGCAGGTCGGTCAGCAAGTGGCCGAGGGCTTCCCGAGCCACCTTTTATGGAAAGCCTGCCTTCACATCCAGACGAACTGGAACAATGAGTCTCTCAGCGTGGAGTCAGTGCTCGCGAGGGTGGATACGTGTCGGTCCAAGTTGTCCGCCCTCTTTAAGGAACACCTTGGAGTATCCATTCTGCAATACATCAACGATATCCGCCTCGGTCACGCCAAGCGGATGCTGGTCGATGGTTCAGAGTCCGTTTCGAGGATTGCCACCTCTTGCGGCATCCGCGACGCCTCGTATTTTTCAAACTGGTTCCGCAAACAGTCCGGACAAAGCCCAACCGCGTTTCGGGAGAATAGGTAA
- a CDS encoding PEP-CTERM sorting domain-containing protein, which yields MKTVLVALLFAPLWSWGAIVITIQNDGSDVLATGSGSANTAGLSGFANAIAAPGIDSSLARVFIGSSFASIDRYDLPVGGPTAIGSVGPAYPNSGGGQVFGVLGGSNYLILPSGYSSGDSLSGFSRFTNTSINDLGLSSGNYTWNWGSGANADSLTISVVPEPSAYAALAGLLTLGIAVCRRRVRR from the coding sequence ATGAAAACCGTACTAGTCGCACTTCTGTTTGCTCCCCTTTGGTCATGGGGCGCAATCGTCATCACGATACAGAACGACGGTTCTGATGTTCTTGCTACCGGATCGGGTAGTGCAAATACAGCAGGCCTTAGCGGGTTCGCTAATGCTATTGCCGCACCCGGTATCGACAGTTCACTTGCTCGAGTGTTCATTGGCTCTTCGTTTGCGAGCATTGATCGATACGACCTTCCCGTAGGTGGACCGACTGCAATTGGATCCGTTGGCCCGGCATATCCGAATTCTGGCGGAGGTCAGGTCTTCGGCGTGCTCGGTGGATCTAACTATCTAATTCTTCCCTCCGGATATAGCTCAGGGGATTCACTTTCAGGGTTTTCTCGTTTTACCAATACATCGATCAATGATCTCGGCTTATCTTCAGGGAACTACACATGGAATTGGGGCAGCGGTGCAAATGCAGATTCTCTCACCATCAGCGTTGTTCCTGAACCATCCGCCTACGCTGCCTTAGCGGGCCTCCTGACCCTAGGCATTGCAGTCTGCCGCCGCCGGGTGCGGAGGTAG